One Pueribacillus theae genomic window carries:
- a CDS encoding sensor histidine kinase: MARIRLPWETMMLLPPLISLIIFPQQTGYNYLLFFIIATAHLISIMNAKHRTFFIIVQLVAVALWGAFISPWELSFGFYPALVIGKYPSYRKITGMTVLMAVLFAGAAGVYFLRESNPLYFGWYSILLILFLLPYIVRMIRKTHEMKLGLQHANDEISRLIKNEERQRIARDLHDTLGHTLSLLTLKGELVERLIPRNPDQASKEAREIQNISRSVLLQVRELISDMQSIDLDEECQRAARICESAGISFKVEQNDELSGAPPIIRNILSLCLRECVTNVVKHSGARTCTIRLEEEPGRYILQVRDDGVGIAKENHDRFGSGLLGMKERLLLIEGKLEMTTGETKGTNITIIVPKVKKPATTKEGIQ, translated from the coding sequence ATGGCTCGCATCAGACTCCCGTGGGAAACGATGATGTTGCTTCCCCCGTTGATTTCTCTGATTATCTTTCCGCAGCAGACGGGGTACAACTATCTTTTGTTTTTTATAATCGCAACGGCTCATTTGATCAGCATTATGAATGCGAAACACCGAACCTTTTTCATCATTGTTCAACTGGTCGCGGTTGCTTTATGGGGTGCCTTCATCTCCCCATGGGAATTAAGCTTCGGCTTTTATCCCGCTTTGGTGATTGGCAAGTATCCATCCTACCGCAAAATTACTGGAATGACCGTACTCATGGCTGTGCTCTTTGCCGGGGCGGCCGGGGTCTATTTCTTGCGTGAGTCGAATCCATTGTACTTTGGCTGGTATTCGATTCTTCTCATTCTTTTCCTGTTGCCCTATATAGTGAGAATGATTCGGAAAACACACGAGATGAAATTGGGGCTACAACATGCCAATGATGAAATTTCCCGACTGATAAAAAATGAAGAGCGCCAGCGAATCGCTCGTGATCTTCATGATACGTTGGGCCATACCTTGTCTCTGCTTACGTTGAAAGGTGAATTGGTGGAGCGGCTGATTCCCCGGAATCCCGATCAAGCCTCAAAAGAAGCGCGTGAGATCCAGAATATTTCAAGGTCCGTTTTATTGCAGGTGCGGGAACTGATCAGTGATATGCAGTCCATCGATCTCGATGAGGAGTGCCAGCGGGCGGCCCGAATTTGCGAGTCTGCCGGGATTTCATTCAAAGTGGAACAGAATGATGAACTTTCAGGAGCCCCGCCGATTATCCGGAATATCCTGAGCCTGTGTCTTCGTGAATGTGTCACCAATGTCGTGAAACATAGCGGCGCGCGCACTTGCACAATCCGACTTGAAGAAGAACCCGGGAGATACATTCTGCAGGTGAGGGATGATGGGGTTGGCATTGCAAAGGAAAATCACGACCGGTTCGGCAGCGGCCTGTTGGGCATGAAAGAACGGTTATTGCTTATCGAGGGAAAACTTGAAATGACAACTGGGGAAACAAAAGGAACGAACATCACGATTATCGTGCCGAAAGTCAAGAAACCGGCGACCACGAAGGAGGGAATCCAATGA
- a CDS encoding DUF2750 domain-containing protein codes for MNTKEIEALLHRPANIRYEYFIKKVVDFEEVWGLYNEGWATAQDNDGNMLIPFFPKKGFAENCAKNEWEGFEAAAIDLYEFIDEWLVGMKKDRVKPSIFPTEEDAALVEIDVLLRDINSELENY; via the coding sequence ATGAACACAAAAGAAATTGAGGCTTTACTGCATAGACCCGCAAATATTCGATATGAGTATTTTATTAAAAAAGTGGTCGATTTTGAAGAAGTTTGGGGTTTGTATAATGAAGGTTGGGCAACGGCACAGGATAATGATGGGAATATGCTTATTCCGTTCTTTCCTAAAAAAGGATTTGCGGAAAACTGTGCTAAAAATGAATGGGAAGGCTTCGAGGCAGCAGCTATTGATTTATACGAATTTATTGATGAATGGCTTGTAGGAATGAAAAAAGACAGGGTTAAACCTTCAATATTCCCAACCGAAGAAGACGCAGCCCTTGTGGAGATTGATGTTCTGCTTAGAGATATTAATTCCGAACTTGAAAATTACTAG
- the ppdK gene encoding pyruvate, phosphate dikinase, producing the protein MKKFVYLFHEGQGNMKDLLGGKGANLAEMTRIGLPVPYGFTITTEACNAYYEAGKTIPASIEQQTLEALSRLEEKMGKKLGDSDNPLLVSVRSGSVFSMPGMMDTILNLGMNDETVAAVAKLTDNPRFAYDSYRRFIQMFSNVVLEIDTYYFEQLLEETREQKGYLSDPELTAEDWKEVIAGYKEIVKKHTKKAFPQDPKEQLFLAINAVFNSWNNQRAIVYRRLNKIPDHLGTAVNVQSMVFGNMGDDSGTGVAFTRNPSTGEPTLYGEYLINAQGEDVVAGIRTPQPIATLQEEMPDVYKQFTDTCHQLEQHYQEMQDIEFTVERGKLFILQTRNGKRTAQAAIRIAVEMVEEGIIDKKTALLRVDPDQLNQLLHRRIDNSVEKEILAKGLPASPGAATGQVVFDADEAEQLAKEGQKVILVRPETTPDDIHGVVASQAILTSRGGMTSHAAVVARGMGKACICGCEAIKIDLRAKQFTVGRITVNFGDTITIDGSTGEIILGEVPMIEPELSDEFQRLLAWADEERKIVVRANADNPEDAKKAFEFGAVGIGLCRTEHMFMDSKRVPIVQKMILAENFGERKAALEQLLPMQQEDFEGIFEAMQGYPVTVRLLDPPLHEFLPPKEELLIEVTKLQILEPQSEELKKKEQLLKKVRQLDEYNPMLGLRGCRLGIMYPEIYEMQAKAIFYAAATLAERNIEVQPEIMIPLVGHVNELKEMRQVVVDAANNVQKETGKKIAFTIGTMIEIPRAAVTADQIAEEADFFSFGTNDLTQTTFGYSRDDAEGKFLQAYVENKILPENPFSALDQTGVGKLVETGVKLGRTTKPKLKLGICGEHGGEKSSIEFFYKIGLDYVSCSPYRVPLARLAAAQATIRYERNKGEFITTV; encoded by the coding sequence ATGAAGAAATTTGTTTATTTATTTCATGAAGGTCAAGGAAATATGAAAGATTTACTGGGAGGAAAAGGGGCAAACCTAGCGGAAATGACGAGAATTGGCCTGCCAGTCCCATATGGTTTTACGATTACAACAGAAGCATGCAATGCATACTATGAAGCTGGTAAAACCATTCCCGCTTCTATAGAACAACAAACGCTTGAAGCCTTAAGCCGTTTAGAGGAGAAAATGGGAAAAAAGCTTGGGGATTCTGACAATCCATTACTTGTTTCAGTACGCTCTGGCTCTGTTTTTTCGATGCCTGGGATGATGGATACGATCTTAAATCTGGGAATGAATGATGAAACAGTTGCCGCTGTAGCTAAATTAACGGATAATCCACGGTTTGCGTATGATTCTTATCGCCGCTTCATTCAAATGTTTAGCAATGTTGTTCTTGAAATTGATACTTATTATTTTGAACAATTATTAGAAGAGACGCGTGAACAAAAGGGCTACCTTTCTGACCCTGAATTGACTGCAGAAGATTGGAAGGAAGTGATTGCAGGCTATAAGGAAATTGTAAAAAAACATACGAAAAAAGCTTTTCCGCAAGATCCGAAGGAACAGCTCTTTCTTGCTATAAATGCAGTGTTTAATTCCTGGAATAATCAGCGTGCGATTGTTTACCGCCGTTTGAATAAAATTCCTGACCACCTAGGAACAGCCGTTAATGTTCAAAGCATGGTATTTGGGAACATGGGGGATGACTCTGGCACTGGCGTTGCTTTTACAAGGAATCCATCAACTGGTGAGCCAACGCTTTACGGGGAGTACTTAATTAACGCTCAAGGGGAAGACGTTGTTGCAGGGATTCGTACACCACAGCCGATTGCTACTTTGCAGGAAGAAATGCCGGACGTTTACAAGCAATTTACGGATACATGCCATCAGCTTGAACAGCATTATCAAGAAATGCAGGATATCGAATTTACGGTAGAACGCGGCAAACTTTTTATTCTTCAAACACGGAATGGAAAGCGTACTGCACAAGCAGCAATTCGCATTGCAGTAGAGATGGTGGAAGAAGGGATTATTGATAAAAAGACAGCCCTTCTTCGTGTTGATCCTGATCAATTAAATCAACTTCTTCACCGCCGTATCGATAATAGTGTTGAAAAAGAAATTTTAGCAAAAGGATTGCCGGCATCTCCAGGTGCTGCGACAGGTCAGGTTGTTTTCGATGCTGATGAAGCAGAACAACTAGCAAAGGAAGGCCAAAAGGTGATTCTTGTTCGCCCTGAAACAACTCCAGATGATATTCACGGGGTCGTGGCATCACAAGCCATCCTGACGAGCCGGGGTGGGATGACTAGCCATGCTGCAGTTGTTGCCAGAGGTATGGGAAAAGCTTGTATTTGCGGCTGTGAGGCTATAAAAATTGATTTGAGAGCGAAGCAATTTACAGTTGGCAGAATTACTGTCAATTTCGGAGATACGATTACAATTGATGGGTCTACTGGTGAAATCATTCTTGGAGAAGTACCGATGATTGAACCAGAATTATCCGATGAATTCCAGCGCTTGCTTGCCTGGGCAGATGAAGAACGTAAAATCGTTGTGCGTGCCAATGCTGATAATCCGGAGGATGCGAAGAAAGCATTTGAATTTGGCGCAGTTGGGATTGGATTATGCCGCACGGAACATATGTTTATGGATAGTAAACGCGTACCCATTGTACAAAAAATGATATTAGCGGAGAACTTTGGAGAGAGAAAGGCGGCATTAGAGCAGCTTTTGCCGATGCAGCAAGAGGATTTTGAAGGGATTTTCGAGGCGATGCAAGGATATCCGGTCACCGTTCGCTTGCTAGATCCGCCACTTCATGAGTTTTTACCTCCTAAAGAAGAGCTTCTAATTGAGGTGACAAAGCTGCAAATATTGGAGCCGCAATCTGAGGAATTAAAGAAAAAAGAACAGTTATTAAAAAAGGTTCGCCAATTGGATGAGTATAATCCAATGCTTGGCCTTCGTGGCTGCCGCCTTGGAATCATGTACCCCGAAATATATGAAATGCAGGCGAAAGCGATTTTCTATGCAGCCGCAACATTGGCTGAAAGAAACATAGAAGTCCAACCGGAAATTATGATTCCACTTGTTGGTCATGTCAATGAATTAAAAGAAATGCGCCAGGTTGTTGTTGATGCAGCTAACAATGTACAAAAAGAAACTGGGAAAAAGATTGCGTTCACCATCGGAACGATGATTGAAATTCCGCGCGCTGCTGTAACAGCGGATCAAATTGCTGAGGAAGCTGACTTCTTCTCATTTGGTACGAATGATTTAACGCAAACAACCTTCGGCTATAGCCGTGATGATGCAGAAGGTAAGTTCCTACAAGCCTATGTCGAAAACAAAATTCTTCCAGAAAATCCATTTTCAGCTTTAGATCAAACGGGTGTTGGAAAACTTGTAGAAACAGGTGTTAAATTAGGACGTACAACAAAGCCGAAGCTAAAATTAGGTATTTGTGGAGAGCACGGCGGCGAGAAGAGTTCTATTGAGTTCTTCTATAAGATAGGTTTAGATTACGTCAGCTGCTCGCCATATCGAGTGCCGCTTGCACGTTTAGCAGCAGCGCAAGCAACCATTCGCTATGAGCGTAATAAAGGAGAATTTATCACAACAGTATAA
- a CDS encoding pyruvate, water dikinase regulatory protein translates to MKRKEVVYVVSDSVGETAEFVVKAVATQFNSSKIEIRRNPYVENTENIEDVIMLANKDHSIIAYTIVIPDLKEYLDKRAQEEGILAVDLLEPLINAFETKFNKEPHHSPGLMRKLDEEYFRKIEAIEFAVKYDDGRDPRGITKADIVLIGVSRTSKTPLSMYLAHKRFKVANVPLVPELPPPDELFNIPRKNCIGLIISPDKLNEIRKERLKALGLTSQSNYASLERILGELDYAEKIIKRVGCPIIDVSNKAVEETAGLILEVLKKERSF, encoded by the coding sequence TTGAAACGGAAAGAAGTGGTCTATGTAGTCTCTGACTCGGTTGGAGAGACGGCAGAATTTGTTGTAAAAGCAGTAGCAACGCAGTTTAATAGCAGTAAAATTGAAATTCGCAGAAATCCATATGTTGAAAATACTGAAAACATTGAAGATGTCATTATGTTAGCTAATAAAGATCATTCAATTATTGCCTATACGATTGTCATTCCGGACTTAAAAGAATATTTAGACAAAAGAGCACAAGAAGAAGGTATCTTGGCAGTTGATTTACTGGAACCATTAATCAATGCATTTGAAACAAAATTTAACAAAGAGCCTCATCATAGTCCCGGATTAATGAGGAAATTAGACGAAGAATATTTTCGTAAAATCGAAGCAATTGAATTTGCTGTGAAATATGATGATGGCCGTGATCCAAGAGGAATTACAAAGGCGGATATTGTTTTAATTGGTGTTTCGCGAACATCAAAGACACCGCTGTCTATGTATTTGGCTCATAAACGGTTTAAAGTCGCAAATGTTCCCCTAGTTCCAGAGCTGCCGCCACCAGATGAATTGTTTAATATTCCGAGAAAGAATTGTATCGGTTTAATTATTTCACCAGATAAACTAAATGAAATTCGCAAAGAGAGGCTAAAGGCTTTAGGGCTGACCTCACAATCAAATTATGCCAGCTTAGAGCGGATTCTTGGAGAATTGGATTATGCTGAAAAAATTATAAAACGTGTAGGCTGTCCAATTATTGATGTATCGAATAAGGCAGTGGAAGAAACGGCTGGATTGATTTTAGAAGTGCTAAAAAAAGAGAGGAGTTTTTAA